The proteins below come from a single Miscanthus floridulus cultivar M001 chromosome 1, ASM1932011v1, whole genome shotgun sequence genomic window:
- the LOC136469104 gene encoding uncharacterized protein has protein sequence MILDDDDDELMEELMNDDEDDEFVHGMYQFVVHIDKYMNRAQYRTPRVSGLQWVHDKLDNINSCYNMFRMTPTMFHILHNLLVDKYGLKSTTKSTSVEALGMFLWMVGAPQSVRQAEDRFERSLGTVSTLFTKVLRCLVRLAADNIKPVDPQFRTMHPTLGSSRFYPYFKNCIGAIDGTHIPCVVPNHLFIQHLCRKSITTQNVMVCCDFDMRFTFVNAGWPGSVHDMRVFNDSTTTYSAVFPHPRNGKYYLVDSGYPNRLGYLAPYKGSKYHLQDFRDGPEPQGKEELFNYTHSSLRNVIERSFGVLKMKWRILQKIPPYSPEKQAQIICACMALHNFVRTSGLPDKHFGRCDRNENFVPRQAYQNQPEPEVVEDEEWSCMNVIRDSLANALMDRN, from the exons ATGAtattggatgatgatgatgatgagttgatGGAAGAGCTAATGAATGATGACGAGGATGATGAGTTTGTCCATGGTATGTACCAGTTTGTTGTGCACATTGACAAGTATATGAATAGAGCTCAGTATAGGACTCCAAGAGTGAGTGGTTTGCAGTGGGTGCATGATAAGCTTGACAACATTAATTCTTGTTATAACATGTTTAGAATGACCCCAACAATGTTCCATATCCTTCATAACTTGTTAGTTGACAAATATGGGCTCAAGTCTACCACTAAGTCCACATCTGTTGAGGCTTTAGGGATGTTTCTTTGGATGGTAGGAGCACCACAGTCTGTTAGGCAAGCAGAGGACAGGTTTGAGAGGTCGTTGGGCACTGTTTCAACATTGTTTACCAAAGTTTTGAGGTGTCTGGTCAGGCTTGCTGCAGACAATATTAAGCCAGTAGATCCACAGTTTAGAACAATGCATCCTACACTAGGAAGTAGTAGATTCTATCCCTACTTCAAGAACTGCATAGGGGCTATAGATGGGACTCATATCCCTTGTGTCGTGCCAAACCATTTGTTTATTCAGCACTTGTGCCGCAAGAGCATCACTACACAAAATGTAATGGTCTGTTGTGACTTCGACATGAGGTTTACATTTGTTAATGCTGGCTGGCCTGGATCTGTTCATGACATGAGAGTGTTCAATGATTCTACAACAACATACTCCGCAGTCTTTCCACATCCACGAAATG GCAAATACTATCTAGTGGACTCCGGGTATCCTAACCGGCTCGGTTATCTTGCTCCATACAAGGGAAGTAAGTACCATCTCCAGGACTTCCGCGACGGCCCCGAGCCACAGGGTAAAGAAGAGCTCTTCAATTACACACACTCTTCTCTTAGGAATGTTATTGAGAGGTCATTCGGGGTACTTAAAATGAAGTGGCGGATCTTGCAAAAGATCCCGCCTTATTCACCTGAGAAGCAAGCGCAAATCATTTGTGCATGTATGGCTCTTCATAATTTTGTGAGGACTAGTGGCTTACCAGATAAGCATTTCGGTAGATGTGACCGAAATGAGAACTTTGTGCCGAGACAAGCTTATCAAAATCAACCTGAACCCGAGGTAGTGGAGGATGAGGAGTGGTCGTGCATGAATGTCATCCGTGATTCGCTTGCTAATGCTTTGATGGATCgtaattga